The Seriola aureovittata isolate HTS-2021-v1 ecotype China chromosome 12, ASM2101889v1, whole genome shotgun sequence genome window below encodes:
- the LOC130178835 gene encoding 5-beta-cholestane-3-alpha,7-alpha-diol 12-alpha-hydroxylase-like, whose amino-acid sequence MGLLLPILLGFLATLIGGLYLLGVFRQRLPGEPPLDKGLIPWLGHVLEFRRNTSKFLERMKQKHGDVFTVQLAGFYITFLQDPLSFGAFVKESREKLDFRKFARHLVRRVFGYVSIEEDHHILHLSSNKHLKGDGLEVMTQAMMGNLQNLMLHNIGSAADQSTWIEDGLFMYSYNILFRAGYLSLYGNVPHQSEGSEEKAKERDRAESEALFYQFRKYDQLFPNLAYGVLPPRKRLEAERLMEFFWDALSVQKTKTKDNISGWVWDMQQTKGELGVTESMINKYMFVLLWASQGNTGPSAFWLLLFLMKHPDAMAAVKGEIDKVLKESGQEVRQGGPLVNLTREMLMKTPILDSAVEETLRLTAAPLLTRAVLHDMTLKMADGREYIIRKGDRMAMFPYIAVHIDPEIHPDPHSFQYDRFLNPDGSKKTDFYKAGKKVKYYNMPWGAGVSMCPGRFFATNELKQFVFLMLVYFEFELKNPDEKIPEIDFKRWGFGSMQPDRDVQFQYRLRN is encoded by the coding sequence ATGGGACTACTGCTGCCGATCCTCCTTGGCTTTCTTGCCACTCTGATTGGAGGGCTGTATCTTCTCGGGGTGTTTCGACAGCGGCTTCCAGGAGAACCCCCTTTGGATAAGGGGCTCATCCCTTGGCTGGGTCATGTCTTAGAGTTTCGCAGGAACACATCAAAATTCCTAGAGAGGATGAAGCAAAAGCATGGTGATGTATTCACAGTGCAGCTGGCAGGGTTTTATATCACTTTCCTTCAGGACCCCCTATCATTTGGAGCTTTTGTTAAGGAGAGTCGAGAAAAACTAGACTTCAGGAAGTTTGCCAGACATCTGGTGCGCAGAGTTTTTGGATATGTATCTATAGAGGAAGACCACCACATTCTCCATCTGTCCAGCAACAAGCACCTCAAGGGGGACGGCCTGGAGGTAATGACCCAAGCTATGATGGGTAACTTGCAAAACCTGATGTTGCACAACATTGGCTCAGCTGCAGATCAAAGCACTTGGATAGAAGATGGACTGTTTATGTACAGCTACAATATTCTTTTTAGGGCTGGCTACCTATCTCTGTACGGTAATGTGCCTCACCAGTCAGAAGGAAGtgaagagaaagcaaaagagagagacagagctgaatCAGAAGCCTTATTTTACCAGTTTCGTAAATATGACCAACTCTTCCCAAACCTGGCTTATGGGGTCCTCCCACCGAGGAAAAGGTTGGAAGCGGAGAGGCTAATGGAATTCTTCTGGGACGCTCTGTCGGTGCAGAAGACGAAGACCAAGGACAACATCAGTGGCTGGGTGTGGGACATGCAGCAGACCAAAGGGGAGTTGGGTGTGACAGAGTCAATGATAAACAAGTACATGTTTGTACTTCTTTGGGCCTCTCAGGGCAACACAGGCCCCTCTGCATTTTggctgctcctcttcctcatgaAACACCCTGATGCCATGGCAGCGGTGAAGGGGGAGATAGATAAGGTTCTGAAGGAATCAGGGCAGGAAGTCCGACAAGGTGGCCCTTTAGTCAACCTGACCCGCGAAATGCTGATGAAAACACCCATCCTGGACAGCGCCGTAGAAGAGACCCTCCGACTCACTGCTGCACCCCTCCTCACCAGAGCAGTGCTCCACGATATGACCCTCAAGATGGCTGATGGGCGCGAATACATCATTCGCAAGGGTGACAGAATGGCAATGTTTCCTTACATTGCCGTTCACATCGACCCAGAGATCCACCCTGACCCACATTCATTCCAATATGATCGCTTTCTGAATCCAGACGGCAGCAAGAAAACCGATTTCTACAAAGCAGGGAAGAAGGTGAAGTATTACAACATGCCCTGGGGTGCTGGGGTCTCCATGTGTCCTGGCCGTTTCTTTGCCACCAATGAGCTAAAGCAGTTTGTTTTCCTCATGTTGGTCTACTTTGAGTTTGAGCTGAAGAATCCTGATGAGAAGATACCTGAAATTGACTTCAAGCGATGGGGCTTTGGATCCATGCAGCCCGACAGAGACGTTCAGTTTCAATACAGACTCAGAAATTAA